AATATCCAGAAAGGCATTTAGGGAATCGGTCTGATTCTATCTCTGTTCGTTCCGTTTGAAGAAAGGAAGGATCCCAAAGAATCGATCTTTCTTTTAGTTGTTGAATCTCTCTTTGATTGATCAATGTGTGATATTCCGAATCCTCATTACTAATGGAATCGAAACGATCTCTGGATTGATCAGAAGATCCTTTCAATTGGCTAGAATCCGTTACTTGAACGAAACTAGATCTTGTGGAATCATATTGAATATTTGACGATACATTCCGTACCTTGCTAAAAAATCGATCCCTGTTTACCAACCATACATTGTCTAACCAAATCCAATTCTCTCTCGATATGTTCCTCAAAAAATCCGATTCGTGCGGATTCTTCCCCCAACTAACGAAGAGATCTTGGCGGAATTGCCACATATGAAATTGAGCACAATTTTGCAAAGAAATAGCCCACTTGCTTCTCGAGAAGAGATGGGAAACATGCTCAATATCATTTGATTGAATAGTTGACCCAGCTCCTTGTTGTTTGAAGAAACCCTCCACTTCAATTGGTATTTTTTCACGAAAAGCAAACATGAGATAACAAATCCAGTCTTTCACTAAGATTTCGAATAGCTGTCCCGAGTTCAAGTTGATTATGTTTCGCCTCTTACTCGGAGAAAGACGATCAAACAATTCCCAATCATGGTCCTTGCGGATCGAATCATCCATATAATATACAAAAAGAAACTCCAGATATTTGATATCTTTCTCTTTGAATGAGATCTCAATTCCAGCGACGGTTTCATTAGATATCTTACAACTAGAATCCCTCTTTTTTCCGATCCAGTTCCTCCACCACCGCGAACCCCGGTTAGATTCAGGCATGATACACTTTTTAGTTATTGGGAGAACCCAAGTACTCTCTTTCGGATCCAGGAAACAGCTCTCAGAGATCTTTTTTCCTTTTGGAAGATACAGGAGCGAAACAATCAACCTATTGATATTGGAAGACCCAAAAGATTCTTCCAATGTATCATTTCTGGGTCCAATGGAATTCATAGGTATAGGAAGAAGCCCTGTCAAATAGAGATTTTTTCTTTCGACCATATTTCGATTGTTAATACGATATATAAGGACCACTACTACAAATAGTGCTACACCCTTGATCGTGAAATATCGATTGCTTGTTGAACCCTGTGAATTGCGTGAAAGTAGGATACTCCAAATTCGGGGGTCCAAGAGTTTTATAAAACGTTCTTGGTGGAAAAAAATGTGAATGAAAGATCCCACTGAATTGAATTGGGTCCATGAATCTAAGAAATAGTGAGAATTCTTGATCTCTCTCAATATCTCTCTCAATTCGAAAATCCAGGATTTGAATTGATGTCCTTTCATTGATTCCTCCTAAATTGCATTGATTTATCCTAAAGATTTCATTTCAATTGGAATTTGGTTATTCACCATGTACGAGGATCCCCGCTAAGCATCCATGGCTGAATGGTTAAAGCGCCCAACTCATAATTGGCGAATTCGTAGGTTCAATTCCTACTGGATGCACGCCAATGGGACCCTCCAATAAGTCTATTGGAATTGGCTCTGTATCAATGGAATCTCATCATCTATACATAACGAATTGGTGTGGTATATTCATATCATAACATATGAACAGTAAGAACTAGCATTCTTATTGAGACTCGAACTCATAGGGAAGAAAATAGATTTATGGATGGAATCAAATATGTAGTAGTTACAGACAAAAGTATTCGGTTATTGGTGAAAAATCAATATACTTCTAATGTCGAATCAGGATCAACTAGGACAGAAATAAAGCATTGGGTCGAACTCTTCTTTGGTGTCAAGGTAATAGCTATGAATAGTCATCGACTCCCCGGAAAGGGTAGAAGAATGGGACCTATTATGGGACATACAATGCATTACAGGCGTATGATCATTACGCTTCAACCGGGTTATTCTATTCCACCTCTTAGAACGAAAAGAACTTAAATCAAAATACTTAATAGCATGGC
Above is a genomic segment from Theobroma cacao chloroplast, complete genome containing:
- the rpl23 gene encoding ribosomal protein L23, with translation MDGIKYVVVTDKSIRLLVKNQYTSNVESGSTRTEIKHWVELFFGVKVIAMNSHRLPGKGRRMGPIMGHTMHYRRMIITLQPGYSIPPLRTKRT